A single genomic interval of Musa acuminata AAA Group cultivar baxijiao chromosome BXJ3-4, Cavendish_Baxijiao_AAA, whole genome shotgun sequence harbors:
- the LOC135635102 gene encoding uncharacterized protein LOC135635102, whose amino-acid sequence MEDSFSRRFSQLINLANQNSEAQLGGDTPARRRVSYYAARSRSLRWHNVLSDNDNDALDQSDLVLGETDSSFSFGGYGGESDASLDTHSILDREMSFQLENESYVSTDTDIDPMHAGLDLFEFDARYDNVGDDHDYGDWIGTNLVEANRSVHTHQQFEDANFSPSGSGMAGAQDGSWFQQTEGETQSRHADLDVVELRRAYVGNPGDYLDDEVLEQLAEAAGSSGAPPAAVSSVRILPSVVISDDHENNGIQICAVCKDPLPINTEAKQLPCMHLYHPFCILPWLKIRNSCPVCRYELPTDDPDYEEAKRDLNRNERHESWPPDRAEETYEAFTELETDEARDFSNARAEHDSLEGAVEEANRSSGESSRGRWMFLAAAPIVSLVGFVLVVWLRKPAVYGRTQGSNFSERHLHQTRGSTSPADRNRRWWSIF is encoded by the coding sequence ATGGAGGATTCATTCTCTCGCAGATTTTCCCAACTGATTAACTTGGCCAACCAGAATAGTGAAGCACAACTTGGGGGTGATACTCCTGCTCGTCGACGAGTGAGCTATTACGCAGCTCGGAGCAGGTCTTTGAGATGGCACAATGTGTTATCTGATAATGACAATGATGCTCTTGATCAATCGGACTTGGTGCTTGGTGAAACTGACTCCAGTTTTAGTTTTGGTGGTTATGGAGGAGAATCAGATGCCTCCCTGGATACACATAGCATACTTGATAGAGAAATGTCTTTTCAACTTGAGAATGAGAGCTATGTTTCCACTGACACAGACATTGATCCAATGCATGCAGGACTCGATTTATTTGAATTTGATGCCCGATATGACAATGTTGGTGATGATCACGATTATGGTGACTGGATAGGCACAAATTTGGTTGAAGCAAATAGGTCTGTTCACACACATCAGCAATTTGAGGATGCTAATTTTAGTCCTAGTGGTAGTGGTATGGCAGGTGCCCAAGATGGTTCCTGGTTCCAGCAGACGGAAGGAGAAACTCAATCTCGACATGCTGACTTAGACGTAGTGGAACTAAGACGAGCATATGTTGGGAACCCAGGAGATTATCTTGATGACGAGGTGCTTGAGCAGCTTGCAGAGGCTGCTGGCTCAAGCGGGGCACCTCCTGCAGCAGTGTCCTCGGTGAGAATTCTCCCGTCTGTAGTCATTTCTGATGACCATGAGAATAATGGTATTCAGATTTGTGCTGTATGCAAGGACCCGTTGCCTATAAATACAGAAGCAAAGCAGCTTCCCTGTATGCACCTATATCATCCTTTCTGCATCTTACCATGGTTGAAAATAAGGAACTCATGCCCAGTTTGCAGATATGAGCTTCCAACTGATGATCCAGATTATGAGGAGGCGAAAAGGGACCTGAACAGAAATGAAAGGCATGAGTCTTGGCCCCCAGACAGGGCTGAGGAAACCTATGAAGCATTTACAGAACTGGAGACCGATGAAGCTCGTGATTTTAGTAATGCAAGAGCTGAGCATGATAGTTTAGAGGGTGCTGTCGAGGAGGCGAATAGATCAAGTGGAGAGAGCAGCAGAGGCAGATGGATGTTTCTTGCGGCCGCTCCAATTGTTAGTTTGGTCGGTTTCGTTCTTGTTGTCTGGCTAAGAAAACCTGCGGTTTATGGGAGAACTCAGGGAAGCAACTTTAGCGAGCGTCATCTCCATCAAACACGGGGCTCCACTTCTCCAGCAGATAGAAATAGGAGATGGTGGTCTATCTTTTAG
- the LOC135636413 gene encoding KH domain-containing protein SPIN1-like — MSGLYTYSFSPARTASSQTGSIAYTDSQYLAELLAEHQKLGPFMQVLPICSRLLNQEIIRVSGMVSNQGFSDCNQLQHRSRSAMATPNLISNAGGTTFAGWRGPPQEILGCPEGVTMDWRGAPTGPNSCIIKKILRLEIPVDACPNFNFVGRLLGPKGNSLKRVEASTGCRVYIRGKGSIKDPGQEEQLQGRPGYEHLDDPLHILIEAELPANVINTRLRQAHDIIEELLKPVDESHDYHKRQQLRELAVLKSGLRDDNNPHPSLKSSFYSGVKPANRAW; from the exons ATGTCAGGTTTGTATACTTATAGCTTCTCCCCTGCTAGAACTGCCTCCTCTCAGACGGGAAGCATAGCATATACAGACAG TCAGTACTTGGCAGAGCTGTTGGCAGAACATCAAAAGCTTGGGCCTTTCATGCAGGTTCTTCCTATATGTAGCCGATTGTTGAATCAAG AGATAATACGAGTCTCAGGCATGGTTTCCAACCAAGGGTTTAGTGACTGTAACCAGCTTCAGCACAGAAGTAGGAGTGCCATGGCTACTCCTAACCTTATTTCTAATGCCGGAGGGACTACTTTTGCGGGATGGAGGGGACCTCCACAGGAG ATATTAGGTTGTCCAGAAGGTGTAACAATGGATTGGCGAGGAGCACCTACAGGTCCAAATTCATGCATTATAAAGAAAATATTGCGCTTAGAAATTCCAGTAGATGCATGCCCTAAT TTCAATTTTGTCGGCCGCCTTCTCGGACCAAAGGGTAATTCTCTGAAAAGAGTTGAAGCATCAACCGGATGCCGTGTTTACATTAGAGGAAAGGGTTCAATAAAAGATCCTGGCCAG GAGGAACAACTACAGGGAAGACCAGGTTACGAACATTTGGATGACCCATTGCATATCCTGATTGAGGCCGAGCTACCTGCGAATGTCATCAATACAAGATTGCGACAGGCACATGATATTATAGAAGAGCTGTTGAAACCTGTG GATGAATCACATGATTATCACAAGAGACAGCAGCTTCGAGAATTAGCCGTGTTAAAGTCAGGTTTAAGAGATGACAACAATCCTCATCCAAGTCTCAAGAGTTCATTCTATAGTGGAGTGAAACCAGCAAACAGAGCATGGTAG
- the LOC103980245 gene encoding ubiquitin-conjugating enzyme E2 28 isoform X1, protein MPLSSRSPVCPTASRGTTRRAAEERNPRICCHRTRSSAMASKRILKELKDLQKDPPTSCSAGPVAEDMFHWQATIMGPPDSPYAGGVFLVTIHFPPDYPFKPPKVAFRTKVFHPNINSNGSICLDILKEQWSPALTISKVLLSICSLLTDPNPDDPLVPEIAHMYKNDRAKYENSARSWTQKHAMG, encoded by the exons ATGCCTCTCTCTTCTCGCTCTCCTGTTTGCCCAACTGCGTCGAGGGGGACGACGCGGAGAGCGGCGGAGGAGAGGAATCCGAGAATCTGCTGCCACAG GACGAGGTCTTCGGCCATGGCTTCCAAGCGGATTCTCAAGGAGCTCAAGGATCTCCAGAAGGACCCTCCCACGTCATGTAGCGCAG GTCCAGTGGCTGAAGATATGTTTCATTGGCAAGCAACGATAATGGGCCCACCTGACAGTCCATATGCAGGGGGAGTCTTTCTAGTTACCATACACTTCCCTCCAGATTATCCATTCAAACCACCTAAG GTTGCTTTTAGGACTAAGGTTTTCCATCCAAACATCAATAGCAATGGAAGCATTTGTCTTGACATCTTGAAGGAGCAGTGGAGTCCAGCATTAACCATTTCCAAG GTGCTGCTGTCAATCTGCTCCCTGTTGACGGATCCAAACCCAGACGACCCATTGGTTCCGGAAATCGCCCATATGTACAAGAACGACAGGGCCAAGTATGAGAACTCTGCAAGGAGCTGGACCCAGAAGCATGCAATGGGCTAA
- the LOC103980245 gene encoding ubiquitin-conjugating enzyme E2 28 isoform X2 gives MASKRILKELKDLQKDPPTSCSAGPVAEDMFHWQATIMGPPDSPYAGGVFLVTIHFPPDYPFKPPKVAFRTKVFHPNINSNGSICLDILKEQWSPALTISKVLLSICSLLTDPNPDDPLVPEIAHMYKNDRAKYENSARSWTQKHAMG, from the exons ATGGCTTCCAAGCGGATTCTCAAGGAGCTCAAGGATCTCCAGAAGGACCCTCCCACGTCATGTAGCGCAG GTCCAGTGGCTGAAGATATGTTTCATTGGCAAGCAACGATAATGGGCCCACCTGACAGTCCATATGCAGGGGGAGTCTTTCTAGTTACCATACACTTCCCTCCAGATTATCCATTCAAACCACCTAAG GTTGCTTTTAGGACTAAGGTTTTCCATCCAAACATCAATAGCAATGGAAGCATTTGTCTTGACATCTTGAAGGAGCAGTGGAGTCCAGCATTAACCATTTCCAAG GTGCTGCTGTCAATCTGCTCCCTGTTGACGGATCCAAACCCAGACGACCCATTGGTTCCGGAAATCGCCCATATGTACAAGAACGACAGGGCCAAGTATGAGAACTCTGCAAGGAGCTGGACCCAGAAGCATGCAATGGGCTAA
- the LOC103980506 gene encoding G-type lectin S-receptor-like serine/threonine-protein kinase At5g24080 isoform X1 — protein MGDIIFSVCIFTQVHMKLNTEFLISLIRTPAKNPWSHCMASLYFPGCSLAMLCLVFPVLHHCVGDYVPLASMLLAGDNQSWVSENKVFAFGFAPTSEGTGDEFLLAIWYVSLPGDPTIVWSPNRDFPVGRDAVVKLDSSGELVLVDGNTSMWTSNNSHLNANCGLMSDSGNFILYTGGSSDRRAVWQSFSHPSDTLLPGQPLSVDLELTSAMSPLGYYSLKMLQQRTSLSLGLTYVSPTPSLASHTNYSYWSSPEISNATGDVVAVLDESGSFGISYGTSSAGTMYVHKNDTGGSQSVPRRVTVGMDGNLRLYRWDSNGVATNWVVEWSAVSNPCMVAGICGSGICILDSNKNSASCRCLPRTYPVDVGAKGCLSSVPSTPANCTENRKTPVRMEMMAQTNYYFSGASTISNYSGVSKASECAERCLADCECVASVYGLQEEKTYCWTLKSMVFGGLQDPSSTLSVKVGINSSGTGESGSAGQSPGESSSGHHVHVLLVPLLLCLTLLVVLLSMLLFYSMQRRRRQRQQRMIGNCMSLSGALSHFSFHDLQTATSNFSRLLGTGGFGSVYKGVLRNGTMIAVKKLDKLLPHGEKEFITEVTTIGSMHHLNLVSLCGFCSEQSHRLLVYEYMSNGSLDKWIFPSAQDRLLDWRTRFDIAIAIAQGIAYFHEQCRNRIIHCDIKPENILLDENFCPKVSDFGLAKLMSRQHSHVVTTVRGTRGYLAPEWVSNRPITVKADAYSYGMLLLEIVGGRRNLDTSLDEKEFFYPGWAFKEMMNGTPTNAADKRFKGNVEEEELLRALRVAFWCIQEDASVRPSMGEVVRMLEAAVAIVAPPMPQAVVEFEEEGLHRVYRAMKGIYFDLPSSSSAMPSYRSSKATCSHSAMSPR, from the exons ATGGGGGACATCATCTTCTCGGTCTGCATCTTTACTCAGGTGCATATGAAGTTAAATACTGAATTCCTGATATCTCTCATTCGAACACCTGCGAAGAATCCGTGGTCTCACTGCATGGCTTCCCTATACTTCCCTGGTTGTTCTCTCGCCATGCTCTGTCTAGTCTTCCCTGTGCTACACCATTGTGTGGGAGATTACGTACCTCTTGCTTCCATGCTTTTGGCTGGCGACAATCAATCATGGGTCTCTGAGAACAAGGTCTTCGCATTTGGATTCGCTCCGACTTCTGAAGGTACTGGTGATGAATTCCTCTTGGCAATATGGTATGTCAGTCTTCCTGGTGATCCTACTATAGTTTGGTCTCCTAACAG AGACTTTCCGGTGGGGAGAGATGCGGTGGTGAAGCTGGACTCTTCTGGAGAACTCGTCCTTGTCGATGGCAACACCTCGATGTGGACATCCAATAATTCCCATTTGAATGCGAACTGTGGATTGATGTCGGACTCGGGAAATTTCATCTTGTACACAGGCGGCAGCAGCGACCGCCGAGCGGTGTGGCAGAGCTTCTCTCATCCCTCCGACACCCTCTTGCCCGGCCAGCCTCTCTCGGTCGACCTTGAGCTCACATCAGCCATGTCTCCACTCGGTTACTACTCGCTCAAAATGCTTCAGCAGCGCACTTCCCTCAGCCTCGGCCTGACTTATGTATCCCCAACTCCGTCATTAGCATCTCATACCAACTACTCTTACTGGTCCAGTCCGGAGATATCCAACGCCACAGGCGATGTCGTCGCTGTGTTGGATGAATCCGGCAGTTTTGGCATCAGCTACGGCACATCTTCAGCTGGTACGATGTACGTCCATAAGAACGACACCGGAGGAAGCCAATCCGTTCCGCGTCGAGTGACGGTTGGGATGGATGGAAATCTTCGTCTCTACCGATGGGACAGCAATGGTGTGGCGACGAACTGGGTGGTCGAGTGGTCTGCCGTGTCGAATCCATGCATGGTGGCAGGAATCTGTGGTAGCGGGATCTGCATCCTGGATTCCAACAAGAACAGCGCGAGTTGTAGATGCTTGCCGAGAACGTACCCGGTGGACGTCGGGGCCAAGGGTTGCTTGTCAAGCGTGCCGTCAACACCAGCGAACTGCACTGAGAACAGGAAGACTCCTGTCAGGATGGAGATGATGGCACAAACCAATTACTACTTCTCTGGAGCTTCAACGATCTCGAACTACAGTGGGGTGTCGAAGGCTTCGGAGTGCGCTGAACGTTGCCTAGCAGACTGCGAGTGTGTGGCGTCAGTTTATGGGCTGCAAGAGGAGAAGACATACTGTTGGACGTTGAAAAGCATGGTATTTGGAGGACTACAGGATCCGAGTTCAACTCTTTCCGTGAAGGTTGGGATCAACAGCTCAGGGACAGGGGAATCAGGATCGGCAGGGCAAAGTCCTGGTGAATCATCGTCGGGCCACCATGTTCATGTGCTGCTTGTGCCTTTGCTTCTCTGTCTCACTCTTCTGGTTGTGCTCTTAAGCATGCTGTTATTTTACAGCATGCAGAGAAGGAGAAGGCAACGACAGCAGAGAATGATCGGCAACTGTATGAGCCTCTCAGGAGCTCTTTCACATTTCAGCTTTCATGATCTGCAGACTGCCACATCCAATTTCTCTCGATTGCTTGGAACAG GAGGATTTGGAAGTGTGTACAAGGGAGTTCTCAGAAATGGGACTATGATTGCAGTAAAGAAACTAGATAAGCTGTTACCTCACGGGGAGAAGGAGTTCATAACAGAAGTCACCACCATTGGCTCCATGCACCATTTGAACTTGGTCAGCCTCTGTGGATTTTGCTCCGAGCAATCGCATCG GCTTTTAGTGTATGAGTATATGAGCAACGGGTCGCTGGATAAGTGGATATTTCCATCAGCGCAGGACAGGCTACTGGACTGGCGAACTCGTTTCGACATAGCCATCGCCATTGCTCAAGGGATCGCATACTTCCATGAGCAGTGCAGGAATCGGATAATCCACTGTGACATCAAGCCGGAGAACATTTTGTTGGACGAGAACTTCTGCCCCAAGGTATCAGACTTCGGACTGGCGAAGCTAATGAGCAGGCAACACTCGCATGTAGTCACCACGGTGAGGGGCACGAGAGGCTACTTAGCTCCAGAGTGGGTGAGCAACCGGCCCATCACCGTCAAGGCCGACGCTTACAGCTACGGGATGCTGCTCCTGGAGATTGTCGGAGGACGCAGGAACCTCGACACGTCTCTGGACGAGAAAGAGTTCTTCTACCCTGGTTGGGCTTTCAAG GAGATGATGAATGGGACGCCTACAAACGCTGCGGACAAAAGATTCAAGGGGAATGTGGAAGAAGAGGAGTTACTAAGAGCACTCCGTGTTGCTTTTTGGTGCATCCAGGAGGACGCATCGGTAAGGCCTTCCATGGGGGAGGTGGTGAGGATGTTGGAAGCGGCAGTTGCTATCGTAGCGCCTCCCATGCCGCAGGCGGTGGTGGAGTTCGAAGAAGAAGGTCTGCACAGAGTCTACAGAGCAATGAAAGGGATTTACTTTGATCTGCCATCGTCTTCCTCTGCAATGCCTAGCTACAGATCATCGAAGGCCACGTGTAGTCACTCCGCCATGTCACCGAGATAA
- the LOC103980506 gene encoding G-type lectin S-receptor-like serine/threonine-protein kinase At5g24080 isoform X2, which translates to MWTSNNSHLNANCGLMSDSGNFILYTGGSSDRRAVWQSFSHPSDTLLPGQPLSVDLELTSAMSPLGYYSLKMLQQRTSLSLGLTYVSPTPSLASHTNYSYWSSPEISNATGDVVAVLDESGSFGISYGTSSAGTMYVHKNDTGGSQSVPRRVTVGMDGNLRLYRWDSNGVATNWVVEWSAVSNPCMVAGICGSGICILDSNKNSASCRCLPRTYPVDVGAKGCLSSVPSTPANCTENRKTPVRMEMMAQTNYYFSGASTISNYSGVSKASECAERCLADCECVASVYGLQEEKTYCWTLKSMVFGGLQDPSSTLSVKVGINSSGTGESGSAGQSPGESSSGHHVHVLLVPLLLCLTLLVVLLSMLLFYSMQRRRRQRQQRMIGNCMSLSGALSHFSFHDLQTATSNFSRLLGTGGFGSVYKGVLRNGTMIAVKKLDKLLPHGEKEFITEVTTIGSMHHLNLVSLCGFCSEQSHRLLVYEYMSNGSLDKWIFPSAQDRLLDWRTRFDIAIAIAQGIAYFHEQCRNRIIHCDIKPENILLDENFCPKVSDFGLAKLMSRQHSHVVTTVRGTRGYLAPEWVSNRPITVKADAYSYGMLLLEIVGGRRNLDTSLDEKEFFYPGWAFKEMMNGTPTNAADKRFKGNVEEEELLRALRVAFWCIQEDASVRPSMGEVVRMLEAAVAIVAPPMPQAVVEFEEEGLHRVYRAMKGIYFDLPSSSSAMPSYRSSKATCSHSAMSPR; encoded by the exons ATGTGGACATCCAATAATTCCCATTTGAATGCGAACTGTGGATTGATGTCGGACTCGGGAAATTTCATCTTGTACACAGGCGGCAGCAGCGACCGCCGAGCGGTGTGGCAGAGCTTCTCTCATCCCTCCGACACCCTCTTGCCCGGCCAGCCTCTCTCGGTCGACCTTGAGCTCACATCAGCCATGTCTCCACTCGGTTACTACTCGCTCAAAATGCTTCAGCAGCGCACTTCCCTCAGCCTCGGCCTGACTTATGTATCCCCAACTCCGTCATTAGCATCTCATACCAACTACTCTTACTGGTCCAGTCCGGAGATATCCAACGCCACAGGCGATGTCGTCGCTGTGTTGGATGAATCCGGCAGTTTTGGCATCAGCTACGGCACATCTTCAGCTGGTACGATGTACGTCCATAAGAACGACACCGGAGGAAGCCAATCCGTTCCGCGTCGAGTGACGGTTGGGATGGATGGAAATCTTCGTCTCTACCGATGGGACAGCAATGGTGTGGCGACGAACTGGGTGGTCGAGTGGTCTGCCGTGTCGAATCCATGCATGGTGGCAGGAATCTGTGGTAGCGGGATCTGCATCCTGGATTCCAACAAGAACAGCGCGAGTTGTAGATGCTTGCCGAGAACGTACCCGGTGGACGTCGGGGCCAAGGGTTGCTTGTCAAGCGTGCCGTCAACACCAGCGAACTGCACTGAGAACAGGAAGACTCCTGTCAGGATGGAGATGATGGCACAAACCAATTACTACTTCTCTGGAGCTTCAACGATCTCGAACTACAGTGGGGTGTCGAAGGCTTCGGAGTGCGCTGAACGTTGCCTAGCAGACTGCGAGTGTGTGGCGTCAGTTTATGGGCTGCAAGAGGAGAAGACATACTGTTGGACGTTGAAAAGCATGGTATTTGGAGGACTACAGGATCCGAGTTCAACTCTTTCCGTGAAGGTTGGGATCAACAGCTCAGGGACAGGGGAATCAGGATCGGCAGGGCAAAGTCCTGGTGAATCATCGTCGGGCCACCATGTTCATGTGCTGCTTGTGCCTTTGCTTCTCTGTCTCACTCTTCTGGTTGTGCTCTTAAGCATGCTGTTATTTTACAGCATGCAGAGAAGGAGAAGGCAACGACAGCAGAGAATGATCGGCAACTGTATGAGCCTCTCAGGAGCTCTTTCACATTTCAGCTTTCATGATCTGCAGACTGCCACATCCAATTTCTCTCGATTGCTTGGAACAG GAGGATTTGGAAGTGTGTACAAGGGAGTTCTCAGAAATGGGACTATGATTGCAGTAAAGAAACTAGATAAGCTGTTACCTCACGGGGAGAAGGAGTTCATAACAGAAGTCACCACCATTGGCTCCATGCACCATTTGAACTTGGTCAGCCTCTGTGGATTTTGCTCCGAGCAATCGCATCG GCTTTTAGTGTATGAGTATATGAGCAACGGGTCGCTGGATAAGTGGATATTTCCATCAGCGCAGGACAGGCTACTGGACTGGCGAACTCGTTTCGACATAGCCATCGCCATTGCTCAAGGGATCGCATACTTCCATGAGCAGTGCAGGAATCGGATAATCCACTGTGACATCAAGCCGGAGAACATTTTGTTGGACGAGAACTTCTGCCCCAAGGTATCAGACTTCGGACTGGCGAAGCTAATGAGCAGGCAACACTCGCATGTAGTCACCACGGTGAGGGGCACGAGAGGCTACTTAGCTCCAGAGTGGGTGAGCAACCGGCCCATCACCGTCAAGGCCGACGCTTACAGCTACGGGATGCTGCTCCTGGAGATTGTCGGAGGACGCAGGAACCTCGACACGTCTCTGGACGAGAAAGAGTTCTTCTACCCTGGTTGGGCTTTCAAG GAGATGATGAATGGGACGCCTACAAACGCTGCGGACAAAAGATTCAAGGGGAATGTGGAAGAAGAGGAGTTACTAAGAGCACTCCGTGTTGCTTTTTGGTGCATCCAGGAGGACGCATCGGTAAGGCCTTCCATGGGGGAGGTGGTGAGGATGTTGGAAGCGGCAGTTGCTATCGTAGCGCCTCCCATGCCGCAGGCGGTGGTGGAGTTCGAAGAAGAAGGTCTGCACAGAGTCTACAGAGCAATGAAAGGGATTTACTTTGATCTGCCATCGTCTTCCTCTGCAATGCCTAGCTACAGATCATCGAAGGCCACGTGTAGTCACTCCGCCATGTCACCGAGATAA
- the LOC103980244 gene encoding allene oxide cyclase, chloroplastic — MASTLGARSLNLPTSSKTTQTTTPSLIPLSQSPSCTRGNPPKLASTPARRQLSLPTTRISATLFSAPKPPSDSGPNKVQELCVYEINERDRGSPAYLRLSQKEVNSLGDLVPFSNKLYSGNLEKRVGITAGICVLIQHVPERGGDRYEAIYSFYFGDYGHVSVQGAYLTYEDSYLAVTGGSGIFEGVYGQVKLQQIVFPFKIFYTFYLKGIPNLPKELLGTPVPPSPTVEPTPAAKAAEPHAAVKNYTN, encoded by the exons ATGGCCTCCACCCTCGGAGCTCGCTCCCTCAACCTCCCAACCTCATCCAAAACCACACAGACCACCACACCCTCTCTGATCCCACTGAGCCAAAGCCCCTCCTGTACCAGAGGTAATCCCCCCAAATTGGCTTCAACGCCCGCTCGACGCCAACTCTCTCTTCCAACCACACGCATCAGTGCTACCCTCTTCTCTGCACCGAAGCCTCCTAGTGATTCTGGGCCAA ATAAGGTACAGGAGCTGTGCGTGTATGAGATCAACGAGCGCGATCGCGGGAGCCCCGCCTACCTCCGCCTGAGCCAGAAGGAAGTCAACTCCCTCGGCGATCTCGTCCCCTTCAGCAACAAG TTGTACTCGGGGAATCTGGAAAAGCGGGTGGGCATCACGGCGGGGATCTGCGTGCTGATCCAGCACGTGCCGGAGAGGGGCGGCGACCGCTACGAAGCCATCTACAGCTTCTACTTCGGCGACTACGGCCACGTCTCGGTGCAGGGGGCGTACCTGACCTACGAGGACTCTTACCTGGCCGTGACCGGCGGCTCGGGCATCTTCGAGGGCGTCTACGGCCAGGTCAAGCTGCAGCAGATCGTCTTCCCCTTCAAGATCTTCTACACCTTCTACCTCAAGGGGATCCCCAACCTGCCAAAGGAGCTGCTCGGCACGCCGGTGCCACCTTCTCCCACCGTCGAACCCACCCCCGCCGCCAAGGCCGCCGAGCCGCACGCCGCCGTCAAGAACTACACCAACTGA